The Pseudomonadota bacterium genome has a window encoding:
- a CDS encoding vitamin B12-dependent ribonucleotide reductase, translating into MDRQPPGLSVGRYFTRAGIEPLDEPESEQRDSVISNPDGSVVFELKGIDVPRAWSQLATDIAVSKYFRKAGIKGDPNRGERSARELVHRVTRTIRDAGERLGGYFEGRDDAEVFEAELSYLLIHQMAAFNSPVWFNCGLFQRYGIEGSGGNFAWDPDTDSILETANAYERPQCSACFIQSVSDDLMSIYELVKTEARLFKYGSGTGTNFSPLRGRQEKLSGGGTSSGLMSFLEVFDRAAGATKSGGTTRRAAKMVCLDMDHPEIVDFIQWKVKEEHKARAMIAQGYVADFNGDAYHTISGQNSNNSVRVTNAFMRAVESDGEWHTLARTTGQATETHRARQLWKMIAESAWSCADPGVQYDTTINDWHTCPSTDRINASNPCSEYMFLDNSACNLASINLAKYLRPDGSFDVAGYKHSIRVLVMAMEILVDFASYPTAEIAKNSHDYRPLGLGFANLGTLLMRLGVPYDSARGRAICGALTAVLCGEAYKASAEMAGEKGPFPGFEANREPMLRVMRKHRDKSFQIESLAGCPEPTPVSMRCPQDLLEAARASWNEAVALGERNGYRNAQATVLAPTGTIGLLMDCDTTGIEPDFALVKFKKLAGGGHFKIVNQSVPAALERLGYTQAQIAEMVAYVSGSNTFAAAPHASRKWLHERGLLPAEIERAERSLSSVFDVSQALAPWVIGTQAYERLGIARESFEAPGFSLFRHFGLSTAAIDELNDHVIGRMTLEGAPHLEQEHLAVFDCANRCGSKGQRFLSPMSHLRMMAAAQPFLSGAISKTVNLPHEATVQEVADIYLEGWKLGLKAIALYRDGCKASQPLSTGEQEARDTQQEPDTAAASSAAAEQAVPATVVEGQTPPHTVRHRLPKKRSGFTQEARVAGHKIFLRTGEYTDGSLGEIFIDMHKEGAAFRSLMNCFAISVSMGLQHGVPLQSFVEQFTFTRFEPQGPVKGHPNVKFATSMIDYVFRVLGIEYLQRYDLAHVPPEEIRADMEDPTTDASAVVQAKRAAGNEAPHAPTEISTKQVGLFESHGASSGSALDKQLGEMMGDAPMCDQCGHITVRNGACYKCLNCGNSMGCS; encoded by the coding sequence ATGGACCGTCAGCCTCCTGGATTGAGCGTTGGGCGCTATTTCACGCGCGCGGGGATCGAGCCGCTCGACGAGCCGGAGAGTGAGCAGCGCGACAGCGTGATCAGCAATCCGGACGGGTCGGTCGTGTTCGAGCTCAAGGGAATCGACGTCCCGCGCGCGTGGTCCCAGCTGGCCACCGACATCGCCGTGTCCAAGTACTTCCGTAAGGCTGGTATCAAGGGGGACCCGAACCGGGGCGAACGGAGCGCACGCGAACTCGTGCATCGCGTAACGCGCACGATCCGCGACGCGGGAGAACGGCTGGGTGGCTATTTCGAGGGCCGCGACGATGCCGAGGTCTTCGAGGCGGAGCTCAGCTACCTGCTGATCCATCAGATGGCGGCCTTCAACTCGCCGGTCTGGTTCAACTGCGGGCTGTTCCAGCGCTACGGAATCGAAGGCAGCGGCGGCAACTTCGCATGGGACCCCGACACCGACTCCATCCTTGAGACCGCGAATGCATACGAGCGGCCACAGTGCTCGGCCTGTTTCATCCAGAGCGTGTCCGACGACTTGATGTCGATTTACGAGCTCGTCAAGACCGAGGCTCGTCTGTTCAAGTACGGGTCGGGCACGGGCACCAACTTCAGTCCGCTCAGGGGTCGCCAGGAGAAGCTCTCTGGCGGCGGCACGTCCTCGGGGCTCATGAGCTTTCTCGAAGTTTTCGACCGCGCAGCGGGTGCCACCAAATCGGGAGGCACCACGCGCCGTGCCGCCAAGATGGTTTGCCTGGACATGGATCATCCGGAAATCGTCGATTTCATCCAGTGGAAGGTCAAGGAAGAGCACAAGGCGCGTGCCATGATCGCTCAGGGCTACGTGGCGGACTTCAACGGCGACGCCTACCACACGATCTCGGGACAGAACTCGAACAACTCGGTGCGCGTTACCAACGCTTTCATGCGTGCGGTCGAAAGCGACGGCGAGTGGCACACGCTGGCGCGCACCACCGGGCAAGCGACGGAAACCCACCGCGCGCGACAGCTGTGGAAGATGATCGCCGAGAGTGCCTGGTCCTGCGCCGATCCCGGTGTACAGTACGACACCACCATCAACGATTGGCACACCTGCCCCAGCACCGACCGGATCAACGCTTCCAATCCGTGCTCGGAGTACATGTTTCTAGACAACTCGGCCTGCAACCTGGCTTCGATCAACCTCGCGAAGTACCTGCGTCCCGACGGCAGCTTCGATGTCGCGGGCTACAAGCACAGCATTCGTGTGCTGGTCATGGCCATGGAAATCCTGGTCGATTTCGCCTCCTACCCGACGGCCGAAATCGCGAAAAACAGCCACGACTACCGGCCTCTCGGACTTGGTTTCGCCAACCTCGGCACGCTCTTGATGAGGCTCGGTGTTCCGTACGACAGTGCCAGGGGGCGTGCCATCTGTGGGGCGCTGACCGCCGTGCTTTGCGGTGAAGCGTATAAGGCCTCTGCGGAGATGGCCGGCGAGAAGGGCCCATTCCCGGGATTCGAGGCTAACCGGGAGCCCATGCTGCGGGTGATGCGCAAACATCGCGACAAGAGCTTTCAAATCGAGTCGCTCGCCGGCTGCCCCGAGCCGACGCCTGTGTCCATGCGTTGCCCCCAGGACCTGCTCGAGGCGGCTCGAGCGAGCTGGAACGAGGCGGTCGCGCTCGGCGAGCGCAACGGGTATCGCAACGCACAGGCCACGGTGCTGGCGCCTACGGGGACGATAGGTCTGTTGATGGACTGCGATACCACGGGCATCGAGCCCGACTTCGCGCTCGTGAAGTTCAAGAAGCTCGCGGGGGGTGGCCACTTCAAAATAGTGAATCAGAGCGTTCCCGCGGCCCTCGAGCGACTGGGCTACACACAGGCTCAGATCGCGGAAATGGTCGCGTACGTGAGCGGATCAAACACCTTTGCTGCTGCGCCTCACGCTTCGCGCAAGTGGCTGCACGAGCGCGGCCTGCTGCCTGCCGAGATCGAGCGTGCCGAGCGTTCGCTGAGCTCGGTTTTCGATGTCTCGCAGGCACTGGCACCGTGGGTGATCGGCACCCAGGCCTACGAGCGTCTAGGGATTGCGCGCGAGAGCTTCGAAGCACCTGGCTTCAGCCTGTTTCGGCATTTTGGCCTGTCAACGGCGGCGATCGACGAGCTAAACGACCACGTGATCGGACGCATGACCCTGGAGGGCGCGCCCCACCTCGAGCAGGAGCACCTGGCCGTATTCGATTGCGCCAATCGTTGTGGCAGCAAGGGTCAACGCTTCCTGTCGCCCATGTCGCACCTGCGTATGATGGCCGCGGCTCAGCCGTTTCTTTCGGGCGCGATTTCCAAGACAGTCAACCTGCCGCACGAAGCCACGGTGCAGGAAGTAGCGGATATCTATCTCGAGGGCTGGAAGCTGGGGCTCAAGGCGATCGCGCTCTACCGCGACGGCTGCAAGGCTTCTCAGCCCCTGTCCACTGGAGAGCAGGAGGCTCGAGATACCCAGCAGGAGCCCGATACCGCTGCGGCCTCCAGCGCTGCGGCGGAGCAGGCGGTCCCGGCAACGGTCGTCGAAGGCCAAACGCCACCGCACACCGTCCGTCACCGCTTGCCCAAGAAACGCTCAGGCTTCACGCAGGAGGCGCGCGTTGCGGGACACAAGATCTTCCTGCGAACTGGAGAATACACCGATGGCTCCCTCGGTGAGATCTTCATCGACATGCATAAGGAAGGTGCCGCCTTCCGATCGCTGATGAACTGCTTTGCCATCAGCGTATCGATGGGCCTTCAACACGGCGTGCCCCTGCAGTCCTTTGTCGAGCAGTTTACGTTCACCCGTTTCGAGCCCCAGGGCCCGGTCAAAGGGCACCCGAACGTCAAGTTCGCGACATCCATGATCGACTACGTCTTTCGCGTGCTCGGCATCGAGTATCTGCAGCGCTATGATCTGGCACACGTACCGCCGGAGGAGATCCGTGCCGACATGGAGGATCCGACCACCGACGCCAGCGCAGTGGTTCAGGCCAAGCGCGCCGCCGGCAACGAAGCTCCGCACGCGCCAACCGAGATTTCGACCAAACAGGTAGGTCTCTTCGAGTCCCACGGCGCCTCGTCCGGCAGCGCGCTCGACAAGCAACTGGGCGAGATGATGGGGGACGCACCCATGTGCGATCAGTGCGGTCACATCACCGTGCGCAACGGCGCCTGCTATAAGTGTTTGAACTGTGGCAACTCCATGGGCTGCAGCTAA